A genomic region of Brevibacillus composti contains the following coding sequences:
- a CDS encoding ribbon-helix-helix protein, CopG family, which produces MEGGPKIEEEKAYKPIKTYITDEQHEALRKLAYETKQSIAEHIRIALDLYLKQQK; this is translated from the coding sequence GTGGAAGGAGGACCGAAAATCGAGGAAGAAAAGGCGTACAAACCGATAAAAACCTATATCACAGATGAGCAGCACGAAGCCCTACGAAAGTTGGCTTACGAAACCAAACAAAGTATTGCCGAACACATAAGAATTGCTTTGGATTTGTACTTGAAACAGCAAAAATAA